One part of the Lepeophtheirus salmonis chromosome 14, UVic_Lsal_1.4, whole genome shotgun sequence genome encodes these proteins:
- the LOC121129588 gene encoding uncharacterized protein isoform X1: protein MKCFALLALTLVTIASGAPDAEENNALSKRSAEPYYGGHGGYGGHGGYGSYGGYGGYGSYGGHGLYKRSAEPYYGGGYGHGGHSAGYGQSYGHSYGHTHGHSHGGYNGGHHGGHFGGIYKRSAEPYYGGYGHGGHSAGYGQSYGSSYGHSLGGHGGYGSYGGHGGYGSYGGHGLYKRSAEPYYGGYGGGYGHGGHSAGYGQSYGSSYGHSHGHSNGGHYGGHHGGYGY from the exons ATGAAGTGCTTT GCTCTACTCGCTCTAACCCTAGTGACCATTGCATCTGGAGCCCCAGACGCAGAAGAGAATAATGCTTTAAGCAAACGCTCTGCTGAACCATACTATGGTGGTCATGGAGGCTATGGTGGACACGGCGGCTATGGCAGCTATGGAGGATATGGCGGTTATGGAAGCTATGGCGGACATGGACTCTACAAGAGGTCTGCTGAACCTTACTATGGTGGTGGGTATGGACATGGGGGACACTCTGCTGGCTATGGACAAAGTTATGGTCATAGTTATGGACACACTCATGGCCATTCCCATGGCGGATATAACGGTGGACATCATGGAGGACACTTTGGAGGTATCTACAAGAGATCTGCTGAACCTTACTATGGAGGCTATGGACATGGAGGACACTCTGCTGGCTATGGACAAAGTTATGGTTCCAGCTATGGACACTCTCTTGGTGGGCATGGCGGTTATGGCAGCTATGGGGGACATGGCGGTTACGGCAGCTATGGTGGACATGGACTCTACAAGAGGTCTGCTGAGCCTTACTATGGAGGCTATGGTGGTGGCTATGGACATGGAGGGCACTCTGCTGGCTATGGACAAAGTTACGGTAGTAGCTATGGACACTCCCATGGACATTCTAATGGAGGACATTACGGGGGACATCATGGAGGCTATGGATACTAG
- the LOC121129588 gene encoding uncharacterized protein isoform X2: MKCFALLALTLVTIASGAPDAEENNALSKRSAEPYYGGHGGYGGHGGYGSYGGYGGYGSYGGHGLYKRSAEPYYGGYGHGGHSAGYGQSYGSSYGHSLGGHGGYGSYGGHGGYGSYGGHGLYKRSAEPYYGGYGGGYGHGGHSAGYGQSYGSSYGHSHGHSNGGHYGGHHGGYGY; the protein is encoded by the exons ATGAAGTGCTTT GCTCTACTCGCTCTAACCCTAGTGACCATTGCATCTGGAGCCCCAGACGCAGAAGAGAATAATGCTTTAAGCAAACGCTCTGCTGAACCATACTATGGTGGTCATGGAGGCTATGGTGGACACGGCGGCTATGGCAGCTATGGAGGATATGGCGGTTATGGAAGCTATGGCGGACATGGACTCTACAAGAGGTCTGCTGAAC CTTACTATGGAGGCTATGGACATGGAGGACACTCTGCTGGCTATGGACAAAGTTATGGTTCCAGCTATGGACACTCTCTTGGTGGGCATGGCGGTTATGGCAGCTATGGGGGACATGGCGGTTACGGCAGCTATGGTGGACATGGACTCTACAAGAGGTCTGCTGAGCCTTACTATGGAGGCTATGGTGGTGGCTATGGACATGGAGGGCACTCTGCTGGCTATGGACAAAGTTACGGTAGTAGCTATGGACACTCCCATGGACATTCTAATGGAGGACATTACGGGGGACATCATGGAGGCTATGGATACTAG